In the genome of Oxalobacter aliiformigenes, one region contains:
- the aceE gene encoding pyruvate dehydrogenase (acetyl-transferring), homodimeric type, which yields MANQQDDVFIHYHDPDEQETAEWLDAFHAVIENEGPERAHYLMERMADVARQKGINLPFSSNTAYINTIPPEQEQHSPGNMAYEARLRAWMRWNAMAMVVRANRNGDNLGGHIASFTSLATMFGTGFNHFWRAPTETFDGDLVYFQGHSSPGVYARAFIEGRLSEEQLENFRREVRGNGLSSYPHPKLMPDFWQFPTVSMGLGPIMAIYQARFLKYLQARKIADTAGRKVWVFCGDGEMDEPEAKGAISLASRESLDNLIVVVNCNLQRLDGPVRGNGKIIQELEADFRGAGWNVIKVIWGSDWDELLARDKDNVLKKVMMETVDGEYQSYKARDGAYVRRHFFGKDPRLLKMVESLSDDQLWRLSRGGHDPRKVYAAFKAAQDHTGQPTIILCQTVKGYGMGDAGEALNIAHQVKKLDDRTIRTLRDRAGVPIPDDRLDEIPFYKPPEDAPEMVYLRQRREVLGGYLPHRRQKADERLPVPPLSAFAPLLEPTHPGRSISTTQAYVRALGILLRAPEIGRRIVPIMVDESRTFGMEGLFRQIGIYNPKGQLYEPVDSGEVMYYREDKSGQILQEGITEAGGMCSWIAAATSYSTSNRIMLPFYTYYSMFGFQRTGDLMWAAADMMARGFLIGATAGRTTLNGEGLQHEDGQNHVFAATIPTCRPYDPGFAHEIAVIIREGVRCMVEEQEDVFYYISVMNESYPQPGLKPGQESGILKGMYLLQEGDRDLPHRVQLLGSGTITHEMLSAVDLLKDDWNVAADIWSVTSFTMAAREGNDTERWNMMHPGEEPRIPYVTECLKNTSGPIVASTDYVRLFAEQIRAYIPEGRLYTVLGTDGFGRSDTRANLRRFFEIDRYYVTLAALEALVKTGEMPAGTVSDAIEKYGIDREKPNPVDM from the coding sequence ATGGCGAATCAGCAGGATGACGTTTTCATTCACTATCATGATCCGGACGAGCAGGAAACTGCAGAATGGCTTGACGCCTTTCATGCCGTCATCGAAAACGAGGGGCCGGAAAGAGCTCATTATCTGATGGAACGGATGGCGGATGTCGCTCGCCAGAAAGGCATCAATCTTCCGTTTTCCAGCAATACGGCCTACATCAATACGATACCTCCCGAGCAGGAACAGCATTCTCCCGGCAATATGGCCTATGAGGCGCGACTTCGTGCATGGATGCGCTGGAATGCCATGGCAATGGTTGTCCGGGCCAACAGGAATGGGGACAATCTGGGCGGTCATATCGCCTCGTTCACCTCTCTTGCCACCATGTTTGGCACGGGCTTTAACCATTTCTGGCGTGCTCCGACGGAGACCTTCGATGGTGATCTGGTCTATTTTCAGGGACATTCTTCTCCGGGCGTTTATGCCCGTGCCTTTATTGAAGGACGTTTGTCGGAAGAACAGCTGGAAAATTTCAGACGGGAGGTTCGCGGAAACGGACTTTCTTCCTATCCTCATCCGAAACTGATGCCCGATTTCTGGCAGTTTCCGACGGTATCGATGGGACTTGGTCCCATTATGGCGATTTATCAGGCCCGTTTTCTGAAATATCTTCAGGCACGCAAAATAGCAGACACGGCAGGTCGCAAGGTCTGGGTGTTCTGCGGCGACGGGGAGATGGACGAACCCGAGGCGAAGGGAGCGATCAGTCTGGCTTCCCGAGAATCGCTCGACAATCTGATCGTGGTCGTCAATTGCAATCTGCAACGTCTTGACGGACCGGTACGAGGGAACGGGAAAATCATTCAGGAACTTGAAGCGGATTTCAGGGGGGCTGGCTGGAACGTCATCAAAGTGATCTGGGGATCCGACTGGGATGAATTGCTTGCCCGGGACAAGGATAATGTCTTAAAGAAAGTCATGATGGAAACCGTTGATGGTGAATACCAGAGTTACAAGGCGAGAGACGGCGCTTATGTCCGCCGGCATTTTTTCGGAAAGGATCCCCGCCTTCTGAAAATGGTCGAAAGCCTGTCGGACGATCAGTTATGGCGACTGTCCCGTGGTGGACATGATCCCCGAAAAGTCTATGCGGCGTTTAAGGCAGCGCAGGATCATACCGGACAGCCGACGATTATCCTTTGCCAGACGGTCAAGGGGTATGGAATGGGGGATGCGGGTGAAGCGCTGAACATTGCCCATCAGGTCAAGAAACTGGACGACAGGACAATCCGGACATTGCGGGATCGGGCTGGTGTGCCGATACCGGATGACAGGCTGGATGAAATCCCTTTCTACAAGCCGCCTGAGGATGCTCCCGAAATGGTTTATCTCCGGCAGCGTCGTGAGGTATTGGGCGGTTATCTGCCGCATCGTCGTCAAAAGGCGGACGAGCGTTTGCCCGTTCCTCCTCTTTCCGCTTTTGCGCCATTGCTGGAACCGACACATCCGGGACGTTCGATCTCGACGACGCAGGCTTATGTCAGGGCACTTGGCATTTTGCTGAGAGCTCCCGAGATCGGCAGACGTATTGTCCCGATCATGGTGGATGAATCGAGGACTTTCGGAATGGAAGGGTTGTTTCGCCAGATCGGTATTTACAATCCGAAAGGACAGCTGTACGAACCGGTGGATTCCGGAGAAGTCATGTATTACCGTGAAGACAAATCGGGACAGATTCTGCAGGAAGGAATTACCGAGGCTGGAGGGATGTGTTCATGGATTGCCGCGGCAACGTCGTACTCGACGAGCAACCGAATCATGTTGCCTTTCTATACTTATTACTCCATGTTCGGCTTTCAGCGGACCGGCGATCTGATGTGGGCTGCAGCCGATATGATGGCCAGAGGATTTCTGATCGGGGCAACGGCAGGAAGGACAACCTTGAACGGAGAGGGATTGCAGCATGAGGATGGCCAGAACCATGTTTTTGCCGCGACGATACCGACTTGCAGACCGTATGATCCCGGGTTCGCTCATGAGATAGCTGTCATCATTCGGGAAGGCGTCCGCTGCATGGTGGAAGAACAGGAAGACGTTTTCTATTACATTTCCGTGATGAATGAGTCTTATCCCCAGCCGGGCCTGAAGCCGGGGCAGGAGAGCGGTATCCTAAAGGGCATGTATCTGTTACAGGAAGGCGACAGGGATTTGCCCCATCGCGTCCAGCTGCTCGGTTCCGGGACGATCACGCATGAAATGCTCTCGGCGGTCGATCTGTTGAAAGACGACTGGAATGTGGCGGCGGATATCTGGTCTGTCACGTCATTCACGATGGCTGCGCGGGAAGGAAATGATACGGAACGCTGGAATATGATGCATCCGGGCGAGGAACCGAGAATTCCTTACGTGACAGAATGCCTGAAAAATACTTCCGGACCGATCGTCGCATCGACGGATTATGTACGGCTTTTTGCTGAACAGATTCGTGCCTATATTCCGGAAGGACGACTGTATACAGTACTGGGAACAGATGGTTTCGGACGCTCGGATACCAGAGCCAATTTGCGACGCTTTTTTGAAATAGACAGGTATTACGTCACCCTTGCAGCGCTTGAAGCACTGGTGAAAACGGGAGAAATGCCGGCCGGGACTGTTTCGGACGCCATCGAAAAATACGGGATAGACCGGGAAAAACCCAATCCGGTCGACATGTAA